Below is a genomic region from Kribbella qitaiheensis.
CCGCTGCTGCTGCCGTCCAGGGTTCAGTTCGCTCACACCATCACGGACGCGGCCACGGACTTCGCGATCTACAACGACGACACCACGATTACCCATCTGATCGGCCAGCTCGTCGCCCGCTGAACCGCCCCAGCTGACAAACGCTTGTTCACGCCGCCGAAACCGGCGCGCTGGAATCGCTCGTGCGATCGCCGTCCAGCAGTCATCATGAACCCAAGGCTGTCCTCAACCGGGGAACGCCGGACTGCTGGGGGCCCGGAATCCGACGGCTGGACCCGGCCGTAGACTCCGCGATCCGCCCGATCAAGAAGTGGAGCACGCCATGGACGCGAATGACCTTCGTCCCGACGCGCAAGACCAAGCACCCGACCCGGTCGACCCCATCGGCCCACCGGAACTGCCGAAGATGTCCCGGCATTCGCTCCGGGCATTGGCGCTGGCCGGAGTCGCCGTCGGCGCGCCGATGCTCGCCTTCATCTACGAGACGTCGACCGGGACACCAACCACCCGATACTGACGCTCCGTTCACTGCCGTCTCCCCGCTCCGGCGACTACAGTACGGCGGCATGGGGGACGGGGCAGGGCTCGTAGGGCGAGACAGTGAGATCGAACAGCTACGGGCTGCTCTGTCCGCGGCCCGGAGCGGCGCGGCCAGCGCCCTGTTCCTGATCGGCGAGCCTGGGATCGGCAAGACCAGGCTCGCCACCGAGGCCGTCGGCCTCGCGGTCGAGAGCGGCATCATCGCAGTACGCGGCAGGGTCAGCACAGTAGGCCCGATCGTTCCCTACCGCCCGCTGATCGAGGCACTGCAGGCTCTGTCACGCACTGAGAACCTCCCAGAGCTCGAGTCCCTCGGCACCTACGGTGCAGTGCTCAGCCGGCTCATACCTGGCCTGTCCGACCCGCTCGGCTCGACGCCCTCCGCGGTGGGATCCCCGGTCGTCGTCGCCGAGGCGCTGTTGCGGCTGCTCACCCTCGTCGGTGACAAGCGTGGATGCCTCTTCGTTCTCGACGACCTGCATGACGCGGACGCCGAAACCCTGGCAATCGTCGAGTATCTGGTCGACAACCTCCATCCCGCCCCGGTGGCTCTCCTCCTGGCATCCAGAGCAGAGCCATGTGCCGCGACCGACCTGGCCGTCATCAGCCGGCAGCGAGGTACGGCAACTGTGCTCGAGCCACAGCCGTTGAACCGCGAGCAGGTCCAGCAGCTCGCAGCTCAGCGCTTGGAGCTCGGTGCCGATGAAATCCCGGTCGATGTCGTGGACCGGTTGACCACCGGCAGCGCCGGAAATCCCTTCCTGGTCGAGGAACTTGCCTACGCCTTCAGCAAACAGGGCTTCGAGGAGGCGGACGGCCCGGCTGTCCCGGTGAGCGTGGCTCGCAGCGTCAGCCGCCGAACCGACCGGCTCGGGCCGAACGCGCTGATGATCCTGACCACGGCCGCCGTCATCGGGCAGCGCTTTCCGATCGACTTGCTGCAGCACGCCACCGGCGCCGCGGAGGGTGAGGTCGTCGCCACCGTGCACGCGGGGGTCGGTGCACAACTCGTCCAGTCCGACAGCCCGGCTCCGGACTGGTACGCGTTCCGCCACCCGCTGACGGCCGAGGCACTCATCAGCGACCTGACACCAAGCGAGCGAGCCGGGCACTCCGGCCGGGTCGCGGACGCCATCGCGGCCCGCTACCCCGGCCTGCCGGGCGAGTGGTGTGCCCGCTCCGCGGAGCTCCGCGAGCGCTCGGGCGAGCTGGCCGAGGCCTCCCGCTTGTACGCCGAGGCCGGCCGCCGAGCACTGGCGACCGGAGCTGTCCGGTCCGCCATCACCCTGCTCGTCCGCGCGGACCTGGATCCGGACGGCGATCCCGAGCACCGGGCCGGCCCTGCTCGGTGAACTTCTGCTTGCCGTAGCCGAGGCGGGCGATTTCAGCCGGATCCCCGCGCTCGAGGAGATGTTCGAGGAGCTGGCCGCCGCCGGACTGCCGTCGACCCGCAGGGCAGTCCTGCACGCACAGTTCGCCAACGCCGCGCATCTGGCCGGTGACCAGGCCAGGGCGCTTGAGCAGATCACCAGTGCGCGCGGGCTGCTGGGCCCGGACCCAGCACCTGCCGCTTCCGCGCAGATCGACGTCATCGGCGTCTACATCGAGCTGGGACGACAGAATCCAGGGCGGCTGGAGGCAGCAGCCGAGCTGGCCGAGCGCGCCGTCAAGGCCGCCGCGCAGGCCGGTCTGCCGATCGTGACCTGCGATGCGCTCCAACTCCTCGGCTACCTCATCCGCGACCGTGATGAGGAGCAGGCCGATCGGCTCTACGAGGAAGCCCGTCAGATTGCCGAACGCAACGAGCTGCCGATCTTCCGGATCTACTCGGAGGTCTTCCTGTCCCGCGCCCTTTGCCTGCGCACAGGTCGGACCGGCGAGTTGGAGGAGGCTCGCGACAGCGCCCTGGGCATCGGCGCGCTTCCCCTCGCTTACGAGGCCGGCTACCACCTTGCCCTGCAGCAGCTGCAGCGTGGCGACTTCAAGAGCGGGCAGCGGGAACTGGACGAGAGTCTGCGGACAGCGCTCAGGCTCCGACTCGGCCGGGTCGTCCCGTTCCTCCGCCTCGGGCAGGCGATCCGTCCCGCGCATCAGGGCAACCGGGGCCAGATGGAGGAAGCGCTCGCAACTCTGACCGCGGAGGACCTGTCCGCGCCGGGGATCCGGCCCGCGTCGTACGGGCTGGCGCGGGCGATCTGTTCGCTGCTGGAGGAGGACCTGGAGCGCGCCAACCAGGAGTTCGCTCAAGCGATCGCCCTGGATCTCGACAACCCCACGATGATCGATTTCGGCAAGCAGGGGCTGATGCTGCTCGTCGGCGTGCTCGAAGGGCGGAATGGCTGGCAACACTACGTCGACGTTGCGGGCCGGAGCGCGAGCAAGACCCGGTGGAACAGGCAGTTCGCGCAGTTCGCGCATGCGGTGTTGCTGGGGCGGGACGGTGATGTGGTGGGGGCCAACGCGGCGGCGGGTGAGGCGTTGGAGGCGGCGGAGATCTATCCGTTGGGGCGGCATCTGGCGTTGCGGCTGGTGATCGAGGCGGCGTTCGAGAGTGGCTGGGGCGAGCCGGTGGTTTGGGCCAGGGAGGCTGAGGACTACTTCCAGGCGAACAACATTCCGGCGGTGGCCAGCGCGTGCCGGGGGATGTTGCGGAGTATGGGCGCACCGGTACGGCAGCGGCGTACCGGGGACGAAGACGTGCCGCCGAGTCTGCGGAAGTTGGGGATCACGGTGCGGGAGTTGGAGGTGGGCCGGTTGCTGGCGCAGCGGATCCCGAACAAGGGGATCGCCAAGCGGCTGCACATCTCGCCGCGGACCGTGGAGAAGCACGTCGCGAACCTGCTGACCAAGACCGGTCAGCACGATCGCGACGCGTTCGCCTCCTATGCGGCCAAGGAATTCGGCTGAGCGAGCGAGGCCGCGAGTTCTCGTAGCCGCTCCCCCATCGCCGCCGGCTCGAGTTGGGCGCCGCTGCGCTCGCGCAGCGCGATCTGGCCGGCGGCTGCCTCCTTCGGACCGATGATCGCCTGGTACGGCGCGTGGCGGTTTTCCCGGATGCGGGCGCCGAGGGTGCCCTCGTCGGCGTAGGCGAGCTCCACCCGTAGGCCAAGGTCCAGCGCGAGGCGGTGGACGTCCGAGGCGAGCTTTTCTTCGGCGGCGGAGATCGGGAGTACTACGAGTTGGACGGGGGCGAGCCAGGCTGGGAAGGCTGCGCCGTGGACTTCGATCAGGTGGGCTACGGCGCGTTCGATGCTGCCGATGATCGAGCGGTGCACCATCACCGGGCGGTGTTTGTTGCCGTCGGCACCGATGTATTCGAGGTCGAAGCGTTCCGGCTGGTGGAAGTCGATCTGGATGGTGGACAGGGACGACTCGCGGCCGGCCGCGTCCTTGATCTGGATGTCGATCTTCGGGCCGTAGAAGGCCGCGTCGCCGGGCGCCTCCTCGTAGTCGATGCCTGCGTTGTCGAGTACGTCCCTTAGCAGCGATGCCGCCAGGGCCCAGCTGTCCGCATCCCCGACATACTTGCTCTCCGGGTCGCCGAACCGCGCATCCTCGGCCGGCAGCGAGAGCAGGTAGCGGGACGCGCTGATGCCGAGATCCCGGTACGCCTGATTGATCAGCTCGAGCGCGGCGCTTGCCTCCCCCGCGACCTGATCCAGGCTGCAGAAGATGTGGCCGTCGTTGAGCTGGATCGCGCGGACCCTGGTCAGCCCACCGAGTACGCCGGACAGCTCGGAGCGGTACATCCCTCCGATCTCGGAGATCCGCAACGGGAGTTCACGATAGCTGTGCGCGCGAGATCGGTACATCAGCGCGTGATGCGGGCACAGGCTCGGCCGCAGTACGAGCTGCTCTTCGCCGATGTCCATCGGCGGGTACATGTCCTCGCTGTACTTCGACCAGTGGCCCGAGATCTCGTAGAGCTCGCGCTTGCCGAGCACGGGTGAGTAGACCTGCTGGTAGCCGGCTCTTCGCTCGACGTCGGCGATGTAGCGCTCGAGCGCCTGGCGGATCGCCGCGCCTGCGGGCAACCAGTACGGCAGACCCGCGCCGATCAGCGGATCCGAGTCGAACAG
It encodes:
- a CDS encoding ATP-binding protein; the protein is MGDGAGLVGRDSEIEQLRAALSAARSGAASALFLIGEPGIGKTRLATEAVGLAVESGIIAVRGRVSTVGPIVPYRPLIEALQALSRTENLPELESLGTYGAVLSRLIPGLSDPLGSTPSAVGSPVVVAEALLRLLTLVGDKRGCLFVLDDLHDADAETLAIVEYLVDNLHPAPVALLLASRAEPCAATDLAVISRQRGTATVLEPQPLNREQVQQLAAQRLELGADEIPVDVVDRLTTGSAGNPFLVEELAYAFSKQGFEEADGPAVPVSVARSVSRRTDRLGPNALMILTTAAVIGQRFPIDLLQHATGAAEGEVVATVHAGVGAQLVQSDSPAPDWYAFRHPLTAEALISDLTPSERAGHSGRVADAIAARYPGLPGEWCARSAELRERSGELAEASRLYAEAGRRALATGAVRSAITLLVRADLDPDGDPEHRAGPAR
- a CDS encoding LuxR family transcriptional regulator, producing MFEELAAAGLPSTRRAVLHAQFANAAHLAGDQARALEQITSARGLLGPDPAPAASAQIDVIGVYIELGRQNPGRLEAAAELAERAVKAAAQAGLPIVTCDALQLLGYLIRDRDEEQADRLYEEARQIAERNELPIFRIYSEVFLSRALCLRTGRTGELEEARDSALGIGALPLAYEAGYHLALQQLQRGDFKSGQRELDESLRTALRLRLGRVVPFLRLGQAIRPAHQGNRGQMEEALATLTAEDLSAPGIRPASYGLARAICSLLEEDLERANQEFAQAIALDLDNPTMIDFGKQGLMLLVGVLEGRNGWQHYVDVAGRSASKTRWNRQFAQFAHAVLLGRDGDVVGANAAAGEALEAAEIYPLGRHLALRLVIEAAFESGWGEPVVWAREAEDYFQANNIPAVASACRGMLRSMGAPVRQRRTGDEDVPPSLRKLGITVRELEVGRLLAQRIPNKGIAKRLHISPRTVEKHVANLLTKTGQHDRDAFASYAAKEFG
- the thrS gene encoding threonine--tRNA ligase, with the protein product MNEAVHDHRKLGRELGLFDSDPLIGAGLPYWLPAGAAIRQALERYIADVERRAGYQQVYSPVLGKRELYEISGHWSKYSEDMYPPMDIGEEQLVLRPSLCPHHALMYRSRAHSYRELPLRISEIGGMYRSELSGVLGGLTRVRAIQLNDGHIFCSLDQVAGEASAALELINQAYRDLGISASRYLLSLPAEDARFGDPESKYVGDADSWALAASLLRDVLDNAGIDYEEAPGDAAFYGPKIDIQIKDAAGRESSLSTIQIDFHQPERFDLEYIGADGNKHRPVMVHRSIIGSIERAVAHLIEVHGAAFPAWLAPVQLVVLPISAAEEKLASDVHRLALDLGLRVELAYADEGTLGARIRENRHAPYQAIIGPKEAAAGQIALRERSGAQLEPAAMGERLRELAASLAQPNSLAA